GACCTGCCGACGTAGCGCTTGAACGCGTCCTCGAACTGCGACAGCTCGTACCCCTTCGCCGTCCAGTCCCCGAATCGGATCGACTTGGGCCGGATGCGGTAGGTCTTTAGCCGTGAGGCGAGACCGTAGGTCGATAGCGAACGTCCGTGTTGGATCTCGCTCCACGGTTGGCCCTCGAGCGCCACGAGCCTCCCAACAAGCTCCGCCGACCTGATCCGGTCCTCGTCGTAACCGCGCAGGATTTCGCAGATGTCGGCCAGGAGAAGGTCGTTCAGCGAGCCGTCATCCTCCTCGGGATCGATGAGCCGGATGGCCGCGAGCCGGGCCTTCAGCGGCCAGGCCCCGCCCACGCAGTCGGCGATCGCCAGGAGCGGGCTCCAGTTGTCTGCGGCGCGGGGGTTGAGCACCGCTGGGACTACAGGCTCGGCATCGCGTAATGGCGCTCGATTCTGGTCGGACCAGTCGACGGCCTTGCAGCTGATCTCCTCAAGGTGGGCGACATGGTCGGCACGGAATCGAGTGACGCTCTCGTTGGCGAGCTTCCGGCGTAACTCGATGGTGATCGACCGATCCCGCAGGGTGTCGTAACGGAGGTCGCCGATCAGTGCGATCGCCTTCGCCGCCCAGGTCGAGTACTTCGTCGGCTCGTTCGCCTTGCCGCTGCAGCGAACGATCACCGCGCCCTTGCGATTGTGCCCCGAATTCAGGATCCCGCGCATGTCCTCTCCGCTGAGGAACGTGTCCGCCTCGTCGATGAGAAGCGTTGGCTGCTCGGCATCGACGATCCGGAAGAGCGCAGCGGCGGTGATGTTCGACGTCGTCAGTGGATGGGGGACGAGCTCGCCCAGGACGGACAACGCCGTCGTCTTTCCGCAGCGCTTGGCCGCCGATCGGATCACGAGGATCGGGGAGATGCTGAAGGCGTTCAACGTGTGCGCGTGCAGCACCCAGAGCGCCGCGGCGTCCGCCCCTTCGTCGGAGATGACGACGTAGCTCCTGATGGCGGTGGCGATGTCGTCGAGGAGCTGAGCCCCGTCGACGGGTTCCCTGGGCACTTCGTCGTCATTCGGATCGGTTGAGGCGCGGAATCGTTCTGTGAACGCCGTCGAGGCGTAATCGAAAACAGCGTTGTCTAGGATTTGGGCGGGCGTGCCGAAACCCTGGCGCCGAAGGACGTGTACCGCCCGATCTCTCGCGATCGTTCGTGTCACCCCGTGCGTCTTCAGCAGTTCCGAGGCGAACCGATCGAGCGCAGCCTGGACGGCGTCGGTCGGAGAGTACGTCGTGATCGCCGAAAGCGGCGCGAAAATATCGCTGCCGGCATCGAGGTTGTCTGCATCGTCCCGAGTGGGACGCTCCGGGCATCCTTTCGTCGCCTCATCGCCGTTCTGCTCCCGGTCGGGTT
Above is a window of Pseudomonadota bacterium DNA encoding:
- a CDS encoding DUF3631 domain-containing protein, giving the protein MDEQDPYSKSVGLDAVPTQLLLVADPECTSAAPVEVGDAHGGRLKEPDREQNGDEATKGCPERPTRDDADNLDAGSDIFAPLSAITTYSPTDAVQAALDRFASELLKTHGVTRTIARDRAVHVLRRQGFGTPAQILDNAVFDYASTAFTERFRASTDPNDDEVPREPVDGAQLLDDIATAIRSYVVISDEGADAAALWVLHAHTLNAFSISPILVIRSAAKRCGKTTALSVLGELVPHPLTTSNITAAALFRIVDAEQPTLLIDEADTFLSGEDMRGILNSGHNRKGAVIVRCSGKANEPTKYSTWAAKAIALIGDLRYDTLRDRSITIELRRKLANESVTRFRADHVAHLEEISCKAVDWSDQNRAPLRDAEPVVPAVLNPRAADNWSPLLAIADCVGGAWPLKARLAAIRLIDPEEDDGSLNDLLLADICEILRGYDEDRIRSAELVGRLVALEGQPWSEIQHGRSLSTYGLASRLKTYRIRPKSIRFGDWTAKGYELSQFEDAFKRYVGRSGATVDGTVTAAQPLNEAAPSVFDVGTGAPHVPDDDDAAPLQEAACAGVPTAVDKEDGDDDLQLIPNQTARD